One window of Acidobacteriota bacterium genomic DNA carries:
- a CDS encoding protein kinase produces the protein MSAVFGYATMIEAGKVLQNRYKVVRQVGQGGMGAVYIATDERFGSTVAIKETLFTDDKFRKAFEREAKLLNSLRHPALPRVSDHFIEGNGQFIVMEYIAGEDLSEQIENDGRAFPVGDVLNWADQLLDALDYLHSQVMPVVHRDIKPQNLKLTPEGQVVLLDFGLAKGNTTNPESATAAKSVFGYSRNYASLEQIQGTGTDPRSDLYSLAATLYHLLAGSPPVDALTRAMNVLSDKPDPSMAIAGVRPEVPVGVSEVLERAMSLNANERPATAREMKSMLEAAARGESFAAAPTIVEGAPQTNLFTQNTQLQSDVETGRKQSEIHTVALSGGESKVTKMRSDVRSDDLAAGKPKRHGLAIGAALGGLVLLGGAAGAAYVFGPSTGNVNTASNANVERKTAAANDSNENTNVALTNANVANQTTAESNSLPANQAKAETVKDGPKPVVSKTQDATKSDARVDAQTVPTPPNARPDPAVTDRPPPPGEVGPARDPRTNQTIPPDVWRKMTPAQRKKLRRALELQREQQNRPDPPQD, from the coding sequence ATGTCCGCAGTTTTCGGGTATGCAACGATGATCGAAGCGGGAAAGGTTTTACAAAATCGGTACAAGGTCGTTCGACAGGTCGGACAGGGCGGAATGGGCGCGGTTTACATCGCGACCGACGAACGCTTCGGAAGCACCGTGGCGATCAAGGAGACGCTTTTCACCGACGACAAGTTCCGAAAGGCGTTCGAACGCGAGGCGAAACTCCTCAACAGTCTCCGGCATCCGGCGTTGCCGCGCGTCAGCGATCATTTCATCGAGGGCAACGGCCAGTTCATCGTGATGGAATACATCGCCGGCGAGGACCTTTCCGAACAGATCGAGAACGACGGCCGCGCTTTTCCGGTCGGAGATGTTTTGAACTGGGCCGATCAACTGCTCGATGCGCTCGACTATCTTCATTCTCAAGTGATGCCGGTCGTGCATCGCGACATCAAACCGCAGAATCTGAAACTTACGCCTGAGGGACAGGTCGTTCTTCTCGACTTCGGTTTGGCGAAGGGAAATACGACCAACCCGGAATCGGCGACGGCGGCGAAGAGCGTTTTCGGATATTCGAGGAATTACGCGTCGCTCGAGCAGATCCAGGGAACCGGGACCGATCCGCGCAGCGATCTCTACAGTCTCGCGGCGACGCTCTATCACTTGCTCGCCGGAAGTCCGCCGGTCGACGCGTTGACGCGGGCGATGAACGTTCTCAGCGACAAGCCGGATCCGTCGATGGCGATCGCCGGGGTTCGACCGGAAGTTCCGGTTGGCGTTTCGGAGGTTCTTGAGCGGGCGATGTCGCTCAACGCGAACGAGCGTCCGGCGACGGCCCGGGAGATGAAGTCGATGCTCGAGGCAGCGGCCCGAGGAGAGAGCTTTGCGGCAGCGCCGACGATTGTTGAAGGCGCACCGCAAACGAATCTTTTTACTCAGAACACGCAATTGCAGTCCGACGTCGAGACCGGTCGCAAACAATCGGAGATCCACACGGTAGCGCTCTCCGGCGGCGAATCCAAAGTCACGAAAATGCGTTCCGATGTTCGGTCGGACGACCTTGCGGCCGGGAAGCCGAAGCGGCACGGTTTGGCAATCGGCGCCGCCCTCGGCGGGCTGGTTTTGCTTGGCGGCGCGGCGGGCGCGGCTTATGTCTTCGGCCCGTCGACGGGTAACGTGAACACGGCTTCGAATGCGAACGTCGAGAGAAAGACCGCAGCGGCGAACGATTCGAACGAGAATACGAACGTCGCATTGACGAACGCGAATGTCGCGAATCAGACGACGGCGGAATCCAACAGTCTTCCGGCGAATCAAGCGAAGGCCGAAACGGTCAAAGATGGCCCGAAGCCGGTAGTTTCGAAAACGCAGGATGCAACGAAGTCCGATGCCAGGGTCGATGCGCAAACGGTCCCGACGCCGCCGAATGCGCGTCCCGATCCGGCAGTGACGGATCGTCCGCCGCCGCCCGGCGAGGTCGGTCCGGCGCGCGACCCTCGAACGAATCAGACGATCCCGCCGGATGTTTGGAGAAAGATGACCCCGGCACAGCGCAAGAAACTGCGGCGTGCGCTGGAATTGCAGCGGGAACAGCAGAATCGTCCCGATCCGCCGCAGGATTAG
- a CDS encoding 1-acyl-sn-glycerol-3-phosphate acyltransferase, whose protein sequence is MKSKRAPIWYTPPLVMDGVRLFIRGVSRIAWRIKYRGTENIKNLPQGALLIVANHQTYMDPFWICSPLKRKFRFMAWDRAFGWPVIGQIIKFLGSFPVNTASGRTKDVLRESLGALRDGATLLIFPEGVREFADGQLLEFKTGAARIAVTANVPILPVTVRGANRVWPQGFGYPRFRKVEIVYHPLLLIEKPADGKITREFLESQTARIAALIGSELKS, encoded by the coding sequence GTGAAATCAAAACGCGCCCCCATTTGGTATACGCCGCCGCTGGTTATGGACGGCGTACGGCTATTTATCCGCGGCGTCAGCAGAATCGCCTGGCGCATCAAATACCGCGGAACGGAGAACATCAAAAACCTGCCTCAGGGCGCGCTTTTGATCGTCGCCAACCACCAAACCTATATGGATCCGTTCTGGATCTGCTCTCCGCTCAAACGAAAGTTCCGATTTATGGCGTGGGATCGCGCCTTCGGTTGGCCCGTGATCGGCCAGATCATCAAGTTTCTCGGGTCGTTTCCGGTGAACACCGCGTCGGGCAGGACAAAAGACGTTTTGCGCGAGTCGCTCGGCGCGCTCCGCGACGGCGCGACGCTCTTGATCTTCCCCGAGGGCGTGCGCGAATTTGCCGACGGACAACTCCTGGAATTCAAAACCGGCGCGGCGCGGATCGCGGTCACCGCAAACGTTCCGATTTTGCCGGTGACCGTACGCGGCGCGAATCGCGTCTGGCCGCAAGGTTTCGGATATCCGCGGTTTCGCAAGGTCGAGATCGTCTATCACCCGCTGCTCCTGATCGAAAAACCCGCGGACGGCAAAATCACGCGGGAATTTCTTGAATCACAGACCGCACGGATCGCCGCGCTCATCGGTTCGGAATTGAAAAGCTAA
- a CDS encoding PilZ domain-containing protein, whose protein sequence is MRTPETSIQREITGSVNVSPYGMSFYFRRPLEVGQIILVSLPLPTQMRRFDEKSDEYSVWSVVRFCRSVLMNYKEAHQIGVAFTGKDPPPGYLRNPFCLYEASGYDGDEFWKVTETGSTMNRRRHLRYALPISVTLDVCDADGNVTAHEQTVTENISVSGATVYTSLPLKVGDFVKFQSVEYNVTLVAEVRNVRTGTDGMPRAHLRFADGAFPLEGIDRS, encoded by the coding sequence GTGCGAACGCCTGAAACATCGATTCAACGCGAGATCACTGGATCGGTCAATGTCTCGCCGTACGGAATGAGTTTTTACTTCAGGCGACCGCTCGAAGTTGGCCAAATAATACTTGTCTCGCTTCCGCTTCCGACGCAAATGAGGCGTTTCGACGAAAAGTCGGATGAATACTCGGTCTGGTCGGTCGTTCGCTTCTGCCGTTCCGTACTGATGAACTACAAAGAGGCTCACCAGATCGGCGTCGCCTTCACCGGGAAAGATCCGCCGCCGGGCTACCTTCGAAACCCCTTTTGCCTTTATGAAGCTTCGGGATACGATGGTGACGAGTTCTGGAAAGTCACGGAAACCGGTTCGACAATGAACCGACGAAGACACCTGCGCTATGCTCTTCCGATCAGTGTCACTCTTGATGTTTGCGATGCGGACGGCAATGTCACCGCGCACGAGCAGACCGTTACCGAAAACATAAGTGTTTCCGGTGCGACCGTTTACACGAGCCTTCCGCTTAAGGTGGGCGATTTTGTTAAATTCCAGTCGGTTGAATATAATGTGACTCTGGTCGCCGAAGTCAGAAACGTCCGCACCGGAACCGATGGAATGCCGCGGGCACATTTGAGGTTTGCTGACGGTGCATTCCCGCTCGAAGGAATCGACCGGTCCTAA
- a CDS encoding PilZ domain-containing protein, which translates to MNLNELPDLRKSDRMYTTSSTLVKGKDAEGSVWKEHTEAISFSRTGAGFFLKHDCHPGQLLSLLVPLPRHLRAYDQERELYRVWGVVQHCQYLSESCSFQVGVAFVGRIEQDDYQLDPKKWYRIVGIAEDGLWKITETTRPFITRKFSRFPFRADVTISAVSDEDSPAAETESVTENISQRGSAVLSTLDVNIGDCVRFTLQQPQFSVLAVVRNRRSHHDNVNRIHLEFVTADFPIKEVPSHDVPEDVAQADDETNAPPSKQEAAEDINERQH; encoded by the coding sequence GTGAACCTCAACGAATTACCGGATCTTCGGAAATCCGACCGGATGTATACCACGTCAAGCACACTGGTCAAAGGCAAAGACGCGGAAGGCTCGGTTTGGAAAGAGCACACCGAAGCAATTTCTTTCTCACGTACCGGCGCCGGATTCTTTTTGAAACACGATTGCCACCCGGGCCAGTTGTTGTCGTTGCTCGTGCCTCTTCCAAGGCACCTGAGAGCATATGACCAGGAGCGGGAACTATACCGAGTTTGGGGCGTTGTCCAACACTGCCAGTATTTGTCTGAATCCTGCAGTTTTCAGGTTGGCGTGGCATTCGTCGGAAGAATCGAGCAGGACGACTATCAGCTTGATCCGAAGAAATGGTACCGCATCGTCGGGATTGCCGAAGACGGGCTTTGGAAGATAACAGAGACGACACGGCCATTCATCACGAGAAAGTTCTCACGATTCCCATTCAGGGCCGATGTCACAATATCGGCGGTCTCCGATGAAGATAGTCCTGCTGCGGAAACAGAATCCGTTACCGAGAACATAAGTCAGCGCGGGTCGGCGGTTCTTTCGACGCTCGATGTGAACATAGGCGATTGCGTTCGGTTCACTCTCCAACAACCTCAATTCTCTGTACTTGCGGTGGTTCGGAACCGTCGGAGCCATCACGATAACGTTAACCGAATCCACCTCGAATTCGTCACGGCAGATTTTCCGATCAAGGAGGTGCCGTCTCACGATGTGCCGGAAGACGTTGCGCAAGCCGACGATGAAACAAATGCCCCGCCGAGCAAGCAAGAGGCCGCAGAAGACATTAATGAGCGGCAACACTGA
- a CDS encoding PilZ domain-containing protein, giving the protein MYTNTQVSEKEARRIQRLALALPVRVEGKIDRTVSWNEITRLKDVSAFGAGFHLNRPVKRGRLVVLTLPMPRQLRCFDHMEPQYRIWGLVRRCISISSNLTPEQYAIGLAFIGKDPPNGYFDDPSRLYEIVERPEDSFWQITEAPDRPDENELPRELRRHSRYPIPVSFLLETLDDEGNVTAAEMTVTENISLGGAAVFTSLETHVGSFLRVTSEQYKTTIISVVRGKRLGPDGIPRLHIEFIDHFFPLEGIE; this is encoded by the coding sequence ATGTATACGAACACTCAAGTAAGCGAAAAAGAAGCACGGCGGATTCAACGCCTGGCGCTCGCTTTGCCCGTCCGCGTCGAAGGAAAGATCGACCGCACGGTTTCGTGGAACGAGATCACACGTCTTAAGGACGTTTCGGCGTTCGGGGCCGGTTTTCATCTGAACCGACCTGTCAAGCGCGGTCGACTGGTCGTCTTGACCCTACCGATGCCGCGGCAACTTCGCTGTTTCGACCATATGGAACCGCAGTATCGAATCTGGGGACTCGTTCGGCGCTGTATCTCAATCAGCAGCAACCTGACCCCCGAACAATACGCGATCGGCCTCGCGTTCATCGGAAAGGATCCGCCGAACGGGTATTTCGACGATCCTTCAAGACTCTACGAGATCGTCGAACGACCGGAGGACAGCTTCTGGCAGATCACCGAAGCGCCGGACCGGCCCGACGAAAACGAACTTCCGCGTGAGCTCCGACGGCATTCGCGATATCCGATCCCGGTCAGCTTTCTCCTCGAAACCCTTGACGACGAGGGCAACGTCACGGCGGCCGAGATGACGGTGACGGAAAATATTTCGCTCGGCGGCGCGGCGGTGTTTACGTCGCTGGAGACTCACGTCGGCTCGTTCCTGCGAGTTACGAGTGAACAGTACAAGACGACGATCATTTCGGTCGTCCGCGGAAAACGTCTGGGTCCGGACGGGATTCCACGCCTTCACATCGAGTTCATCGACCACTTCTTCCCGCTCGAAGGAATCGAATGA